From the Primulina tabacum isolate GXHZ01 chromosome 3, ASM2559414v2, whole genome shotgun sequence genome, one window contains:
- the LOC142538526 gene encoding uncharacterized protein LOC142538526, translated as MAPGNQSESSRSIGQSAIDDPMSPYFLHHSDNPDLVLVSQSLTGDNYSSWSRSMKIALSVKNKFGFVDGTIVKPSEADSNLLNFWTRNNNIVISWILNSVSKEISASVLFSESAANIWADLQERFQQSNGPRIFQLRRDLINLRQEQQSASI; from the coding sequence ATGGCTCCTGGAAATCAGTCCGAGTCTTCACGCTCAATTGGTCAGTCCGCCATTGACGATCCCATGAGTCCATACTTCCTGCATCACTCAGATAATCCCGATCTCGTGCTGGTCTCACAATCACTCACGGGAGACAACTATTCATCCTGGAGCAGATCCATGAAAATAGCACTTTCCGTCAAGAACAAGTTCGGTTTTGTCGATGGAACGATTGTCAAACCATCGGAGGCAGATTCAAACCTCCTGAATTTTTGGACTCGAAACAATAACATTGTAATTTCTTGGATCCTGAATTCTGTTTCCAAAGAAATCTCTGCAAGCGTGCTTTTCTCTGAATCtgcagctaacatctgggctgATCTCCAAGAACGTTTTCAACAAAGCAACGGTCCCAGAATTTTTCAACTCAGGCGCGACTTGATCAATTTGCGTCAAGAACAACAATCTGCAAGTATCTAA